One stretch of Oncorhynchus clarkii lewisi isolate Uvic-CL-2024 chromosome 3, UVic_Ocla_1.0, whole genome shotgun sequence DNA includes these proteins:
- the LOC139385157 gene encoding putative per-hexamer repeat protein 5: MTSVGGGSGAGRSTLPDPRSDHGAWLNDVPGLGIGTEKGSGPGAGMDAVPRLGTGAEEGSGLGAGLFAVSGLGTGAEEGSGLGAGLFAVSGLDTGAEEGSCHGAGLDTMPGLGTGTGGSGSLTVAGGSGPFTVAGGSGPLTVAGGSRLWTVSGGSGLWTISGGYRL; this comes from the coding sequence ATGACTagtgtcggtggcggctccggtgcgggtcGTAGCACCCTCCCAGACCCCAGATCTGACCATGGCGCCTGGCTGAACgacgtgcctggactgggcatcggcacAGAGAAGGGCTCCGGCCCTGGAGCTGGGATGGACGCCGTGCCtagactgggcaccggcgcagaggaaggctccggccttggagctggGCTGTTCGCAGTGTCTGGATTGGgaaccggcgcagaggaaggctctggccttGGAGCTGGGCTGTTCGCCGTGTCTGGATTGGACACCGGCGCAGAGgagggctcctgccatggagctggactggacaccatgcctggactgggcaccggcacaGGAGGTTCCGGATcgttgaccgtcgctggaggttctggACCATttaccgtcgctggaggttccggaccgttgaccgttgctggaggttccagactgtggaccgtctcaggaggttccggactgtggaccatcTCAGGAGGTTACAGACTGTGa